The following coding sequences are from one Chitinophagales bacterium window:
- a CDS encoding tetratricopeptide repeat protein, protein MDNINFDELFKTLKSKQKPLTIALGLIVVLIAGGYYLSQILLPEREAEAQDAMFMAQINFEKKNFDLALNGDSKYKGFNYVKDNFSFTKAANLAGLYAGLCNLNLGKYDKAIDDLKGYSTDVEEVQAVAYGALGDAYSEKNNMKEAVVYYEKAAKATKNTALAPRLILKAGKAFELVKDNEKALEMYKYLEQEFPGAEETQFTQLLIAKLEAI, encoded by the coding sequence ATGGACAACATTAATTTTGACGAATTATTCAAAACATTAAAATCAAAGCAAAAACCTTTAACCATAGCACTTGGTCTTATCGTAGTACTAATTGCAGGAGGTTACTATTTAAGCCAAATTTTATTACCTGAGCGGGAAGCGGAGGCTCAGGATGCCATGTTTATGGCTCAAATCAATTTTGAAAAGAAAAATTTTGATTTAGCGCTCAATGGAGATAGTAAATACAAAGGGTTTAATTATGTAAAAGATAATTTTAGTTTTACAAAAGCTGCGAATTTGGCTGGGTTGTATGCTGGATTATGCAACTTAAACCTAGGAAAATATGATAAGGCTATCGATGATTTAAAAGGTTATTCTACAGATGTAGAAGAAGTACAAGCTGTAGCTTATGGTGCGCTTGGCGATGCCTATTCCGAAAAAAACAATATGAAAGAAGCGGTAGTCTATTATGAAAAGGCAGCGAAAGCTACAAAAAATACTGCACTAGCTCCTCGACTTATATTGAAAGCTGGTAAAGCTTTTGAATTAGTAAAGGATAATGAAAAGGCCTTGGAGATGTACAAGTATTTGGAACAGGAATTTCCAGGTGCGGAGGAGACTCAGTTTACACAGTTACTGATTGCAAAATTAGAAGCGATATAA
- the pdhA gene encoding pyruvate dehydrogenase (acetyl-transferring) E1 component subunit alpha, which produces MAKAIAKANITKETYLEWYELMLLLRRFEEKAGQMYGLQKIRGFCHLYIGQEALAAGIHSAMRKDDNLITAYRDHALAIMKGISPNAAMAELYGKATGSTKGKGGSMHYFSKEHRFFGGHGIVGGQIGLGAGIAFADQYNGNDRVTVTMFGDGAARQGMLHETFNMAMTWKLPVIFICENNGYAMGTSVARTSNVQDMSKLGQAYEMPSFNVDGMKPETVHNALLEASERARKGEGPTYLNIMTYRYKGHSMSDPQKYRTKEEVAKYQAIDPITTTLETILKNKYATQAWADEIEEKVNRIVQESVDFSENSPLPNDDELYKDIYVQEDYPFMKN; this is translated from the coding sequence ATGGCAAAAGCGATAGCGAAGGCAAACATAACAAAAGAAACATATTTAGAGTGGTATGAATTGATGCTACTCCTTCGAAGATTTGAGGAAAAAGCAGGTCAAATGTATGGTCTTCAAAAGATTAGAGGTTTTTGTCATCTCTATATCGGACAAGAGGCCTTGGCTGCTGGCATTCACTCTGCTATGCGGAAAGACGATAATCTCATTACGGCATATCGAGACCATGCCTTAGCTATCATGAAAGGTATTTCTCCGAATGCTGCTATGGCTGAACTTTATGGCAAGGCTACTGGAAGCACCAAAGGTAAAGGTGGGTCTATGCATTATTTTTCCAAGGAACATAGATTTTTCGGAGGACATGGTATTGTCGGAGGACAGATAGGATTAGGCGCAGGAATAGCTTTTGCTGATCAGTATAATGGCAATGACCGTGTGACAGTGACCATGTTTGGAGATGGAGCAGCCCGTCAAGGTATGTTGCATGAGACCTTCAATATGGCTATGACCTGGAAGCTACCAGTTATTTTTATTTGTGAGAATAATGGCTATGCTATGGGTACATCGGTAGCGAGAACATCCAATGTGCAGGATATGTCCAAATTAGGCCAAGCTTATGAAATGCCGTCTTTTAATGTAGATGGCATGAAACCTGAAACTGTTCACAATGCCTTGCTAGAGGCATCTGAGCGAGCTAGAAAAGGAGAAGGTCCTACCTACCTCAATATCATGACCTATCGATACAAAGGTCACTCCATGAGTGATCCTCAAAAATATAGAACAAAAGAAGAAGTGGCCAAGTATCAGGCGATAGATCCTATTACGACCACCTTGGAGACTATATTAAAGAACAAATATGCTACACAAGCATGGGCTGATGAGATAGAGGAAAAAGTCAATAGAATAGTACAAGAGAGTGTAGATTTCTCTGAAAATAGCCCACTTCCTAATGATGACGAGTTGTATAAAGATATTTATGTGCAAGAAGATTATCCTTTTATGAAAAATTAG
- the ribH gene encoding 6,7-dimethyl-8-ribityllumazine synthase, producing the protein MKSSYDIHSELSDYDFSECAIAIVQSKYHNDITDILYQGALDVLRYYKVGEIYHKTTAGAFELIYASSDLIYDDELMIDGLITLGCVIKGDTDHDKFINQAVTDSIAKLTIESFTPISLGLLTVNSKQQALERSGGVEGNKGKEAALALLHSIASETNLVA; encoded by the coding sequence ATGAAATCTAGTTATGATATTCATTCCGAACTGTCAGATTATGATTTCTCAGAATGTGCTATAGCTATTGTTCAGAGTAAATATCATAATGACATTACAGATATTCTTTATCAGGGTGCACTAGATGTCTTAAGGTATTACAAGGTAGGAGAAATCTATCATAAAACGACCGCTGGTGCTTTCGAACTAATTTACGCTTCTTCAGATTTGATTTATGATGATGAGTTGATGATTGATGGTCTCATAACCCTAGGTTGTGTTATAAAAGGAGATACAGATCATGATAAATTTATAAATCAGGCTGTGACGGATAGTATCGCTAAGTTAACTATAGAATCTTTTACTCCTATTAGTCTGGGATTGCTTACCGTAAACTCTAAACAACAGGCTTTAGAGAGATCTGGCGGGGTTGAAGGAAATAAAGGAAAAGAGGCAGCCTTGGCACTTTTGCATTCTATAGCATCTGAAACTAATCTTGTAGCGTAA
- the thrS gene encoding threonine--tRNA ligase — MIKIRFPDGNIREYEAGISPMQIAESISMGLAKKVLVAEVDGKSWDLTRTLTGDCALKLYTWDDATGKETYWHSSAHLMAEALEALYPNVKLGIGPPVEYGFYYDIDLGEGRTITSDDLVAIEKKMAELAAKNSVYERSEVSKSDAISYFTDKADPYKLELLQDLNDGEITFYKQGNFTDLCRGPHIPHTGYIKSIKLLNIAGAYWRGNEKNPMMTRLYGITFPKQSELDAYLTMLEEAKKRDHRKLGKELSLFTFDDVVGQGLPLWLPNGGIMIEEMERLAKEDEDADGYHRVVTPHIAKEELYLTSGHLPYYADSMYPPMEMDGTKYYLRAMNCPHHHKVFDAEQKSYKDLPYRIAEYGTCYRYEDSGSLFGIMRSRVLHMNDAHIYCTKEQFYDEFAKVNRLYQKNFELFGVTDYKMRLSLHEPSKLGQKYVNNPELWLETEAMVRKVLMELGVPFEEVADEAAFYGPKIDVEMKSAIGRWFTMATNQVDFSSAEKFNLNFKNSNNEEERPLIIHRAPLGTHERYIGFLIEHFAGNFPTWLAPQQVAILPISDKFMPYALEVNKAMRAAGIRSKADDRNEKIGKKIRDAEMMKVPYMMIIGEKEMNENKVSVRIHGQGDKGMLPLEEVIVKLKQEIKTRSLEHIL; from the coding sequence ATGATTAAGATTAGATTTCCTGATGGAAATATTCGTGAGTATGAAGCTGGTATATCTCCTATGCAGATAGCAGAGAGTATCAGTATGGGGCTAGCCAAGAAGGTATTGGTGGCCGAAGTAGATGGAAAGTCTTGGGATTTGACGAGAACCCTCACGGGTGACTGTGCTTTAAAACTTTATACATGGGATGATGCTACTGGTAAGGAAACCTACTGGCATAGTTCGGCGCACTTGATGGCAGAAGCATTAGAGGCCTTATATCCTAATGTGAAGCTAGGAATAGGCCCACCTGTAGAATATGGCTTTTATTATGATATAGACCTAGGAGAGGGGAGAACGATTACTAGTGATGATTTGGTCGCTATTGAGAAAAAAATGGCAGAATTGGCTGCTAAAAATAGTGTATATGAGCGTTCTGAGGTTTCTAAATCGGATGCTATCTCCTATTTTACGGATAAAGCTGATCCTTACAAGTTGGAGTTGCTGCAAGATTTGAATGATGGAGAAATCACCTTTTATAAGCAAGGTAACTTCACCGACCTTTGTCGAGGGCCTCATATACCGCATACTGGATATATCAAAAGTATCAAGCTACTCAATATAGCTGGAGCCTACTGGCGTGGGAATGAGAAAAACCCCATGATGACTCGTCTCTATGGAATTACCTTCCCGAAGCAGTCTGAATTGGATGCCTACCTCACTATGCTAGAGGAAGCTAAAAAGCGCGACCATAGGAAGCTTGGTAAAGAATTGAGCTTGTTTACCTTTGATGATGTGGTAGGTCAGGGTTTACCGCTGTGGCTGCCTAATGGTGGTATCATGATAGAAGAAATGGAGCGACTAGCCAAGGAAGATGAAGATGCGGATGGTTACCATAGGGTAGTAACGCCTCACATAGCCAAGGAAGAGTTGTATCTCACCAGCGGACATTTACCTTATTATGCTGATAGTATGTATCCTCCTATGGAAATGGATGGTACAAAATATTATCTACGAGCTATGAACTGTCCTCATCACCACAAGGTGTTCGATGCAGAGCAGAAGTCATATAAAGATTTACCATACAGAATCGCGGAATATGGCACTTGTTATCGCTACGAAGATAGTGGGTCATTATTTGGAATTATGCGATCTAGAGTGCTGCATATGAATGATGCCCACATCTACTGCACCAAGGAGCAGTTCTATGATGAATTCGCCAAAGTCAATCGCTTGTATCAGAAAAACTTCGAACTATTCGGGGTGACAGATTATAAAATGCGACTATCACTGCATGAACCTTCCAAACTGGGTCAGAAATATGTCAATAATCCTGAGTTGTGGCTCGAGACTGAGGCTATGGTTCGCAAGGTACTTATGGAGTTAGGTGTTCCATTTGAAGAAGTGGCTGACGAAGCGGCATTCTATGGCCCTAAAATCGATGTCGAAATGAAGTCTGCGATAGGTCGCTGGTTTACTATGGCTACCAATCAAGTAGATTTTAGCTCGGCGGAGAAGTTTAATCTAAACTTTAAAAACTCAAATAACGAAGAGGAGAGACCTCTCATCATACACCGAGCGCCACTTGGCACACATGAGCGTTATATAGGATTTTTGATTGAGCATTTCGCTGGAAACTTCCCAACCTGGTTAGCGCCTCAGCAGGTAGCTATCTTGCCTATTTCGGATAAATTTATGCCCTATGCCCTCGAGGTCAATAAAGCTATGCGAGCGGCAGGTATTCGCTCAAAGGCGGATGATAGGAATGAGAAAATAGGTAAGAAAATCCGCGATGCTGAAATGATGAAA
- a CDS encoding purine-nucleoside phosphorylase, producing MLNTYDKALECAQKIRNTFSEVIDFAVVLGSGLSNFEREIEVLHSFDYKDLPYFPESTVQGHKGKLIIGKVKGKTVMCQSGRFHYYEGYNMEQVSFPIRVFKLLGINNLIVTNAAGGLNENQEVGDIVIIRDHINLQPEHPLRGKNDDRFGPRFPDMMHAYYPPYFQSALQYAKSKNYRCELGVYVGVQGPTFETPSEYQAFHRLGGDAVGMSTVPEVIVANHMSMKVFGISIIADCGYPIDKLKVISHQEVLEKSAEAEPKVTDIVTYIIEKF from the coding sequence ATGTTGAATACGTACGACAAAGCACTAGAATGTGCGCAGAAAATACGCAATACTTTTTCTGAGGTAATTGATTTTGCAGTAGTTTTAGGTTCTGGTCTTTCTAACTTTGAACGTGAAATCGAAGTTTTACATAGTTTTGATTATAAAGATTTACCATATTTCCCAGAATCTACTGTTCAGGGTCATAAAGGAAAATTGATTATAGGTAAAGTCAAGGGAAAAACTGTCATGTGTCAGAGTGGTAGATTTCATTATTACGAGGGTTACAATATGGAGCAGGTTAGTTTTCCGATTCGCGTGTTTAAATTACTAGGTATAAATAATCTAATAGTAACCAATGCTGCTGGTGGCTTGAATGAAAATCAAGAAGTAGGGGATATTGTTATCATTCGAGATCATATTAATTTACAACCCGAGCATCCCTTAAGAGGAAAGAATGATGATCGATTCGGTCCGCGCTTTCCAGATATGATGCATGCCTACTATCCACCTTACTTTCAATCTGCCTTACAGTATGCAAAGTCTAAGAATTATCGTTGCGAATTAGGGGTTTATGTAGGAGTTCAAGGTCCCACGTTTGAAACTCCATCGGAGTATCAGGCATTTCATCGATTGGGAGGCGACGCGGTAGGTATGAGTACCGTTCCCGAGGTTATTGTAGCCAATCATATGTCTATGAAGGTTTTTGGTATTTCTATCATTGCAGACTGTGGCTATCCTATCGATAAGTTAAAAGTGATTAGTCATCAAGAAGTACTTGAAAAATCTGCCGAGGCTGAGCCTAAAGTGACTGATATAGTGACCTATATTATTGAGAAATTTTGA
- a CDS encoding HYR domain-containing protein — MSLISVQYMEASHFMGGEISYEHISGNDYKIRLKIIRDCGGIPLGTSQSIEVSSPGASTSYLILNRVSTTDVTQLCPGQVSKCSSASGQFGSEEHIFEATRSLPPLANNGFYTLALTGACCRNSAITNLQNPSSHQLYISTTLNPNLTLKNNSPKILNRAVAYFCNNKPAVISPNAYDKDGDQLKYSFVNPKSSATNPIPFSSGLSVSNPLISSSPITINPTTGEIRFTPSQQQVAVWSVLVEEFRGGIQIGSMVHEMQIWITNCNNNPPVINPVSSQIATLGSSLCIPIVATDVDNNNIALTAVSGLMSQGATFVINSSTAGTSAGTFCFTPAAANQGQTYTVTINALDNQCPVAASSAMSFNITVSGNCPKTGVSFMTTPATCGLNSGTATATLSPAGLSPFNYLWTGPGNFTAYTQQITGLAPGNYSVTVIDSRGCIGQNTLAIGRADQLQQIGTVTHATCKLKNGAISVTAVGGTPPFTYKLNGGAGQPVGNFTGLNAGNYTVQVIDVNGCNGQATYVVTSSIDTIKPTITCPPNIVRTMSPLNASSMSISLGNPVVSDNCAVASVVKNGSTSYPAGITNVTWTVTDTSGNQNTCTQKVEVRGKQTSVSIPIKGGK, encoded by the coding sequence ATGTCATTAATCTCTGTGCAGTATATGGAAGCGAGTCATTTCATGGGCGGAGAAATCAGCTACGAACATATCTCGGGAAATGATTATAAAATTCGACTAAAAATTATTAGAGACTGTGGTGGGATTCCATTAGGTACTTCCCAATCTATAGAAGTTTCTAGTCCTGGAGCTTCGACTAGTTATCTTATATTGAATAGAGTATCTACAACCGATGTGACCCAGCTTTGTCCTGGTCAGGTCTCTAAGTGCTCTTCAGCTAGTGGTCAGTTTGGAAGTGAAGAGCATATATTCGAGGCGACCCGCTCCTTGCCTCCTCTGGCTAATAATGGTTTCTATACTCTAGCATTAACAGGTGCCTGTTGTCGAAACTCAGCGATTACCAATTTGCAAAATCCTTCATCGCATCAGTTGTATATTAGTACGACCTTAAACCCTAATCTGACTTTAAAAAATAATTCTCCTAAAATACTAAATCGTGCAGTAGCATATTTTTGCAATAATAAACCTGCAGTCATTTCACCCAATGCCTATGATAAAGATGGAGATCAGCTGAAATATAGCTTTGTCAATCCAAAATCATCTGCCACCAACCCAATTCCATTTTCTTCAGGTCTCAGTGTTTCCAATCCACTTATATCTTCTTCTCCGATTACCATCAATCCTACCACAGGAGAGATTCGATTTACTCCTAGTCAACAGCAAGTGGCGGTTTGGTCTGTATTGGTCGAAGAATTCCGAGGGGGTATTCAAATAGGCTCGATGGTTCATGAAATGCAAATATGGATAACAAATTGTAACAATAACCCTCCTGTTATCAATCCGGTATCATCGCAGATAGCCACATTAGGCAGTAGTTTGTGTATTCCTATTGTAGCTACAGATGTTGATAACAATAATATTGCATTGACTGCCGTTTCGGGTTTGATGTCCCAAGGTGCGACCTTTGTTATCAATAGTTCAACAGCGGGCACATCGGCTGGTACTTTTTGCTTTACCCCTGCAGCAGCGAATCAAGGGCAGACCTATACGGTGACCATTAACGCATTAGATAATCAATGTCCAGTAGCTGCTTCGAGTGCTATGTCCTTTAATATTACTGTATCTGGAAACTGTCCTAAGACAGGGGTTAGTTTTATGACTACTCCCGCTACTTGCGGGCTAAATAGTGGTACAGCCACAGCTACGTTAAGTCCTGCGGGTCTGTCACCATTTAATTATTTATGGACTGGACCAGGAAATTTTACAGCCTATACTCAGCAGATTACTGGTTTGGCGCCGGGCAACTATTCCGTGACCGTCATTGATTCTCGTGGTTGTATAGGTCAGAATACGCTAGCTATAGGCAGGGCAGATCAGTTGCAGCAGATTGGCACCGTCACTCATGCAACCTGTAAACTAAAAAATGGCGCCATATCAGTTACGGCGGTGGGTGGAACACCTCCCTTTACCTATAAACTCAACGGAGGCGCCGGTCAACCTGTTGGAAATTTCACAGGATTAAATGCCGGAAACTATACCGTACAAGTAATCGATGTGAATGGATGTAATGGTCAGGCGACATATGTCGTAACGAGTTCTATCGATACCATAAAACCTACAATTACCTGTCCACCTAATATTGTAAGAACCATGAGTCCTTTGAATGCTTCGAGTATGTCTATCTCTCTAGGTAATCCTGTTGTTTCAGATAACTGCGCAGTAGCTTCTGTAGTCAAGAATGGCTCTACCTCCTATCCAGCAGGTATCACGAATGTTACTTGGACAGTGACCGATACTTCAGGAAATCAAAATACATGTACACAGAAGGTTGAGGTAAGAGGTAAACAAACATCTGTTTCAATACCTATAAAAGGAGGGAAATAG